A genomic region of Azoarcus sp. KH32C contains the following coding sequences:
- a CDS encoding phasin family protein, which produces MNTLVSPQQIANAATGNISAFQSLADILLNASGQLMALNFDAARNLCVNVSAVTPVIEGELRDQLASGMGVQAKSIEQTVEYFNNINGLLVRTQGELADFGMRQLNDASQNVADALEQFAGAAPAGTSDVISAVKSAVSNATATYENFVKKTRSLTETNLAAAANALQPVLAATAGKSSKKAA; this is translated from the coding sequence ATGAACACCCTCGTGTCACCCCAGCAGATCGCCAACGCAGCCACCGGTAACATTTCCGCTTTCCAGTCGCTCGCCGACATCCTCCTGAATGCCTCCGGCCAGCTGATGGCGCTCAACTTCGACGCTGCCCGAAATCTGTGCGTCAATGTGTCAGCCGTCACGCCGGTTATCGAAGGCGAACTGCGTGATCAACTGGCCTCCGGCATGGGCGTACAGGCCAAGTCGATCGAGCAGACTGTCGAGTACTTCAACAACATCAACGGCCTGCTTGTTCGCACCCAGGGCGAACTGGCGGATTTCGGGATGCGTCAACTCAACGATGCCTCGCAGAACGTTGCCGATGCGCTGGAGCAGTTCGCCGGAGCGGCACCGGCGGGCACTTCGGATGTGATCAGCGCAGTGAAGTCGGCGGTGAGCAATGCCACCGCGACGTACGAGAATTTCGTCAAGAAAACGCGCAGCCTCACTGAAACGAACCTCGCTGCGGCAGCCAATGCGCTGCAGCCCGTGTTGGCCGCCACGGCCGGCAAGTCTAGCAAGAAGGCCGCCTGA
- the mnmC gene encoding bifunctional tRNA (5-methylaminomethyl-2-thiouridine)(34)-methyltransferase MnmD/FAD-dependent 5-carboxymethylaminomethyl-2-thiouridine(34) oxidoreductase MnmC, whose amino-acid sequence MPIEPARLSFTDDGTPQSEAYGDIYHSRDGGLEQSHHVFLTGNGLPERWQGREQFTVLETGFGLGLNFLATWNAWRQDEQRCGRLHYVSAELHPFTRTDLATLHARWPELAPLAEELQAQWPALTPGFHRLHLGEGRVVLTLLFGDARTLLPQLVCQANAFYLDGFSPAANPELWSEDLLQLLPQLAAPGATLATWSVSGPVRRALAAAGFECEKTPGFRGKREMLRASFPKSGSADRAVESARRHAFVLGAGLAGSSIASRLAEYGWLVDVVDGAPGPGHGASGNLAGVLRPLPSLDDNRLARITRAGALYGLRHLARLSAQGLDVRWDACGVLHLARDPVHENKQRKVVEAHSPPSDYLRFVDSDEASRLAGWPLPVGGWWFPGGAWVNPPSLCAANLASRPSRIRCHYGHSVERLERVGDEWVAYDASGKPVAAAPVAILANGVGVRGIAQAAALPVRSARGQVTHLAGGAGSAPKVVVCRLGYVSPAIDGIRCAGATFSVNDDAAALRDADHKENLAKLDFILPGFASLQQLADPAGRVGFRPASPDRLPMVGALPSVIAIERGTALTAIPRHPDLHTIEGFGARGLVWAALAGELLASSLSGSPLPLERDLVDALDPARFLLRPIKHPIMDE is encoded by the coding sequence ATGCCGATCGAACCCGCCCGGCTGAGCTTCACCGACGACGGCACGCCGCAATCCGAAGCGTACGGTGACATCTACCATTCCCGCGATGGCGGTCTGGAACAATCGCACCACGTGTTCCTTACCGGCAACGGTCTCCCCGAACGCTGGCAGGGCCGCGAGCAGTTCACGGTCCTCGAGACCGGTTTTGGCTTGGGCCTCAACTTCCTTGCAACCTGGAACGCGTGGCGACAGGACGAGCAACGTTGCGGACGCTTGCACTATGTTTCGGCCGAACTCCACCCCTTCACGCGCACCGACCTGGCGACGCTCCATGCACGGTGGCCGGAACTGGCCCCGCTTGCCGAAGAGTTGCAGGCCCAGTGGCCGGCGCTGACGCCCGGCTTTCACCGCCTCCATCTCGGCGAGGGACGAGTCGTCCTGACGCTCCTCTTCGGCGACGCCCGCACGCTGCTGCCGCAGCTCGTCTGCCAGGCTAACGCCTTCTACCTCGACGGTTTTTCGCCGGCCGCGAACCCCGAGCTTTGGTCGGAAGATCTGCTGCAGCTCCTGCCGCAGCTGGCCGCCCCGGGCGCCACGCTGGCGACCTGGTCCGTATCCGGCCCAGTCCGGCGGGCACTCGCCGCGGCCGGCTTCGAATGCGAAAAGACGCCGGGATTCCGGGGAAAACGTGAAATGCTGCGGGCGAGTTTCCCCAAATCGGGGAGTGCCGATCGCGCCGTGGAAAGCGCTCGGCGTCACGCGTTCGTGCTCGGTGCGGGCCTCGCGGGCAGCAGCATCGCCTCCCGCCTGGCCGAATACGGATGGCTCGTCGATGTCGTCGACGGTGCCCCCGGGCCGGGCCACGGCGCATCGGGAAACCTGGCTGGCGTGCTCCGCCCGCTGCCGAGCCTCGACGACAATCGCCTCGCCCGCATCACCCGCGCCGGCGCACTCTATGGGCTCCGCCACCTCGCCCGCCTCTCTGCCCAGGGCCTCGACGTCCGCTGGGATGCATGCGGCGTGCTGCACCTCGCGCGCGACCCTGTTCACGAGAACAAGCAACGCAAGGTGGTCGAGGCACACAGTCCTCCTTCCGACTACCTCCGTTTCGTCGATTCGGACGAGGCGTCCCGGCTCGCGGGCTGGCCCTTACCCGTGGGTGGATGGTGGTTTCCCGGCGGCGCGTGGGTCAATCCGCCGAGCCTGTGCGCTGCCAATCTGGCCTCCCGCCCGTCCCGCATTCGTTGCCACTACGGCCACAGCGTCGAGCGGCTCGAGCGGGTCGGCGACGAATGGGTCGCCTACGACGCCTCGGGCAAACCGGTCGCCGCGGCGCCGGTCGCAATCCTCGCGAATGGCGTCGGGGTGCGCGGTATTGCACAAGCTGCGGCACTTCCGGTGCGCAGTGCGCGTGGCCAGGTGACGCATCTCGCCGGAGGTGCGGGTAGCGCACCCAAGGTCGTCGTCTGCCGGCTCGGCTACGTCAGCCCGGCGATCGACGGTATCCGCTGCGCAGGCGCCACATTCTCCGTCAACGACGACGCCGCCGCCCTGCGCGACGCCGACCACAAGGAGAACCTCGCAAAGCTGGACTTCATCCTGCCCGGTTTTGCGTCGCTGCAACAGCTCGCCGATCCGGCAGGCCGAGTCGGCTTCCGCCCCGCCTCACCGGACCGGCTGCCTATGGTCGGGGCCCTGCCGTCCGTGATCGCGATCGAGCGAGGCACTGCTCTCACGGCAATCCCGCGCCACCCGGATTTGCACACCATCGAAGGTTTCGGGGCCCGCGGCCTCGTGTGGGCGGCACTTGCCGGAGAGCTGCTTGCGAGCAGCTTGTCGGGCTCTCCCCTGCCCCTTGAACGCGACCTCGTCGACGCGCTGGATCCGGCTCGCTTTCTTCTGCGTCCAATCAAACATCCTATAATGGATGAATAG
- a CDS encoding bifunctional diguanylate cyclase/phosphodiesterase, which yields MSPQPSTSDAQNGVFRIVLTYSAFAALWILLSDKILGLLFTNPEVIVVVSVAKGWLFVAITALLLFGLLGRLVGQIQDSHRRHIASEVEKRRALQLLAAISDSSADAIFAKDTQGRYLLFNRAASEFIGKSSAEVLGKDDREIFPPEQAERLMAFDRRVLAENRVISHESTLQTADGKRVFLATKGVLRDGDSDVIGVFGISRDVTDYKQAEAELRIAATAFESQQAMLITDRDHAILRVNQAFTAVTGYCADEAVGKNTDMLQSGRQDPILWNAICSDLSRNRLWQGEIQLCRKNGETFPAWLSISEVVDRAGTVTHYVGSFIDILQRKQAEELIHNLSFYDALTGFPNRRLLLDRLKQTVLSGKRKRHHGAILFIDLDDFRALNDTRGHEVGDELLVGVSRRIRTCVHGEDTVARLGGDEFAVVLEGLSTERDPAAMQAREVAKRIHDAIGLPIDLAGQEYVGTSRIGISLFSAGETSVEELLKLADASMFQAKRTGRNQIHFFDASMQAALEERVRMESWLRKALPDQLELHYQMQVDSAGHVFGAEALIRWRHPERGLISPAAFIPLAEETGLILPIGRWVLETACRQLKAWETDPATRHLLLAVNVSARQFQQPDFVQEVLEVVGATGADPANLKLELTESTLLENIDVVVDKMVALKARGIRFSLDDFGTGFSSLSYLKRLPLEQLKIDQSFVRDVLANANDAAIVRTIIALGQSLGLDVIAEGVETDAQRNFLAIHGCNYYQGYFFSKPLPLPDFEKRLSSG from the coding sequence ATGTCGCCGCAACCCTCAACCTCCGATGCGCAGAATGGTGTTTTCAGGATCGTCCTGACCTATTCGGCATTCGCTGCGCTCTGGATCCTGCTCTCGGACAAGATCCTGGGCCTGCTGTTCACCAACCCCGAGGTCATCGTCGTGGTCAGCGTAGCCAAGGGCTGGCTGTTCGTGGCGATTACCGCGTTGTTGCTCTTCGGCCTCCTCGGACGCCTTGTCGGCCAGATCCAGGACAGCCACCGGCGCCATATCGCCTCCGAAGTCGAAAAGCGCCGAGCCCTGCAATTGCTCGCTGCAATTTCCGACAGCTCGGCGGACGCGATCTTTGCGAAAGATACCCAAGGACGTTACCTCCTGTTCAACCGCGCTGCGAGCGAGTTCATCGGCAAGTCTTCCGCGGAAGTGCTGGGCAAGGACGATCGCGAGATCTTTCCGCCGGAGCAGGCTGAACGGTTGATGGCGTTCGACCGGCGGGTTCTCGCCGAGAATCGCGTGATCAGCCACGAAAGTACGCTTCAGACGGCCGATGGCAAACGTGTCTTCCTCGCCACCAAAGGCGTCCTGCGCGACGGCGATTCGGATGTGATCGGCGTCTTCGGCATTTCCCGCGATGTCACGGATTACAAGCAAGCCGAGGCGGAGCTTCGCATCGCTGCGACGGCCTTCGAGTCTCAGCAGGCAATGCTCATTACCGACCGCGACCACGCGATTCTCCGAGTGAATCAGGCCTTCACCGCGGTGACGGGTTACTGTGCCGACGAAGCGGTCGGAAAGAATACCGATATGCTCCAATCGGGCCGGCAGGATCCGATCCTGTGGAACGCCATTTGCAGCGATTTGAGCCGTAACCGCCTTTGGCAAGGCGAAATCCAGCTCTGCCGCAAGAACGGCGAAACCTTTCCCGCCTGGTTGAGCATTTCCGAAGTCGTCGACCGGGCCGGCACGGTCACCCATTACGTCGGATCCTTCATCGACATCTTGCAGCGCAAGCAGGCCGAAGAGCTGATCCACAACCTGTCCTTTTACGACGCCCTGACCGGATTCCCCAATCGACGCCTGCTCCTCGACCGTCTCAAGCAGACCGTCTTGTCCGGCAAGCGCAAGAGGCATCACGGCGCGATCCTCTTCATCGATCTCGACGACTTCCGGGCTCTCAACGATACGCGCGGCCACGAAGTCGGGGACGAACTGCTTGTCGGGGTTTCGCGCCGGATCAGGACCTGCGTGCATGGCGAAGACACGGTGGCGCGCCTGGGCGGCGACGAATTCGCGGTGGTGCTGGAGGGACTGAGCACCGAGCGGGATCCGGCTGCGATGCAGGCGAGGGAGGTCGCAAAGAGGATTCACGATGCGATCGGGCTGCCGATCGATCTGGCTGGCCAGGAATACGTCGGGACGTCCCGGATCGGCATCAGCCTGTTCAGCGCCGGCGAAACGAGCGTGGAAGAGTTGCTGAAGCTCGCTGACGCATCGATGTTCCAGGCCAAGCGCACTGGCCGCAACCAGATCCACTTCTTCGATGCCAGCATGCAGGCGGCGCTGGAAGAGCGCGTCCGAATGGAATCATGGTTGCGCAAGGCGCTGCCCGACCAACTCGAACTGCACTATCAGATGCAGGTGGACAGCGCTGGCCACGTCTTCGGTGCGGAAGCGCTGATCCGCTGGCGCCACCCGGAGAGGGGACTGATCTCGCCGGCGGCCTTCATTCCGTTGGCCGAAGAGACGGGCCTGATCCTGCCGATCGGCCGTTGGGTGCTGGAGACCGCCTGCCGACAGCTGAAAGCCTGGGAGACCGATCCTGCGACCCGCCACTTGCTGCTGGCGGTCAACGTCAGCGCGAGGCAGTTCCAGCAGCCCGATTTCGTCCAGGAAGTGCTTGAGGTGGTGGGTGCGACGGGGGCGGATCCGGCAAATCTCAAGCTCGAACTGACGGAAAGCACGCTGCTGGAAAATATCGACGTCGTCGTCGACAAGATGGTGGCGCTCAAAGCGCGGGGAATTCGTTTTTCGCTGGATGATTTTGGGACAGGATTTTCGTCCCTTTCATACCTGAAGCGTCTGCCGCTGGAGCAACTGAAGATCGACCAGTCCTTTGTGCGGGACGTGCTGGCCAACGCCAACGATGCCGCCATCGTGCGCACCATCATTGCGCTGGGACAGAGCCTGGGGCTGGACGTGATCGCGGAAGGCGTTGAAACGGACGCGCAGCGCAACTTCCTGGCTATCCACGGCTGCAACTACTACCAGGGCTATTTCTTCAGCAAGCCTCTCCCGCTTCCGGACTTCGAGAAGCGTCTGAGTTCGGGCTGA
- a CDS encoding response regulator transcription factor, whose translation MSPPIRVILADDHRMFLHALRALLDREPEIEVVGVAGNGDELLTLARNHPVDIACIDIAMPLMNGIEATRRLLALRPGIGVIGLSAFSDRQFVLDLLNAGARGYVTKAEAGEELLRAIQTVRQGKTYLCPDVAATVTNALLYNATGDNTTPRITARERQVLQLIAEGHTSARIADRLHLAASTVEVHRRNIMRKLDVHSVAELTKYAIRNGITSISD comes from the coding sequence ATGAGCCCACCTATCCGAGTCATTCTTGCCGACGATCACCGCATGTTCCTGCATGCTCTGCGCGCCTTGCTCGACCGTGAACCGGAAATCGAGGTCGTCGGAGTCGCCGGCAACGGCGACGAACTGTTGACGCTTGCTCGCAATCATCCGGTCGATATCGCCTGCATCGACATTGCAATGCCCTTGATGAACGGAATCGAAGCCACGCGACGTCTGCTTGCGCTGCGACCCGGAATCGGCGTAATCGGCCTGTCGGCATTTTCCGACCGGCAGTTCGTGCTCGACCTGCTCAACGCGGGCGCCCGGGGCTACGTCACCAAGGCCGAGGCCGGCGAGGAGTTGCTGCGCGCGATCCAGACAGTACGCCAGGGCAAGACCTATCTGTGCCCGGACGTTGCCGCGACCGTCACAAATGCCCTTCTCTACAACGCAACCGGGGACAACACGACGCCACGCATCACCGCGCGCGAACGCCAAGTGCTGCAACTCATCGCCGAAGGCCACACCTCAGCCCGCATTGCGGACCGGCTCCATCTGGCGGCCTCCACGGTGGAGGTCCATCGCCGGAACATCATGCGAAAACTCGATGTGCATAGCGTCGCCGAGCTGACGAAATATGCCATTCGCAATGGCATCACGTCGATTTCGGACTGA
- a CDS encoding PAS domain S-box protein: protein MSQDLRLHYDVEAALRASEARLREAQAVVRMGDWELDRKTGVMNWSPELFKLFERPLELGTPDLNEVLGYYSPESINQTRDTFWRVIDSGEREEFEQTVWLPSGAERYHATTIVPVKDADGCVYKLYGTTQDVTARKLVEQELRRQTREIADLYENAPCGYYSLDAEGSIIRINDTQLRWLGFTRKEVIGRMKAADLFSAPSRALFEQVFRVFKRNGVLRNMELDLLRKDGSVLPVLLSSTAIFEADGSFVASRTVVSDNSDRKQLELERSAHATRITELSRHMVEVQEHERRKLASELHDHASPNLAALRLTLDNLAEALPPEVREDLQPLLDDANGLLLDTTNGIRDICTNLRPAALDYAGLVPALHDYTQHFSQRTGVRVGLDTASFDVQLAPNIQSLLFRIVQEALTNCAKHAKARYVRVRLANCTSQVMAQISDDGVGFDPKQLADSDTTHGIGLITMRERAEFAGGRFTIMSRPGAGTEITVVFEHDSGTVRQRPTTHSPATPTDDLLSAGGRQP, encoded by the coding sequence ATGAGCCAGGATTTACGCCTCCATTACGATGTGGAAGCCGCATTGCGAGCAAGCGAGGCGCGTTTGCGCGAAGCGCAGGCGGTGGTCCGCATGGGCGACTGGGAGCTCGATCGCAAGACCGGTGTAATGAACTGGTCACCCGAGTTGTTCAAACTCTTCGAACGTCCGCTCGAACTCGGGACTCCCGATCTCAACGAAGTCCTCGGCTATTACTCCCCCGAATCGATCAACCAGACCCGCGACACCTTTTGGCGGGTCATCGATTCCGGGGAGCGGGAAGAGTTCGAGCAAACGGTTTGGCTGCCCTCGGGTGCGGAACGCTACCATGCGACGACGATCGTACCGGTCAAGGACGCCGACGGTTGTGTGTACAAGTTGTACGGTACGACGCAGGATGTGACTGCGCGCAAGTTGGTAGAACAAGAGTTGCGCAGGCAGACTCGAGAGATCGCCGATCTTTATGAAAATGCGCCCTGCGGCTACTACTCGCTCGACGCCGAAGGCTCCATCATCCGCATCAATGACACGCAACTGCGCTGGCTCGGCTTCACGCGAAAGGAAGTCATCGGCCGCATGAAGGCCGCGGATCTCTTCAGCGCCCCCAGCCGAGCACTATTCGAGCAGGTCTTCCGCGTGTTCAAGCGAAACGGGGTACTCCGCAATATGGAGCTCGACCTGCTGCGAAAGGACGGCTCAGTGCTACCGGTACTGCTCAGCTCTACCGCGATCTTCGAGGCCGACGGCAGCTTCGTAGCCAGCCGTACCGTCGTTTCCGACAATTCCGACCGCAAGCAGCTCGAACTCGAGCGTTCGGCACACGCAACACGCATCACGGAACTCTCACGACACATGGTCGAGGTCCAGGAGCACGAGCGGCGCAAGCTCGCATCGGAACTTCATGACCACGCCAGCCCGAACCTCGCCGCGCTGCGCCTCACACTGGACAACCTGGCGGAGGCGCTGCCACCGGAAGTGCGGGAAGACCTGCAGCCCCTGCTCGACGACGCGAACGGCCTGCTGCTCGACACCACCAACGGGATTCGCGACATCTGCACGAATCTGCGTCCGGCGGCGCTAGACTACGCGGGACTGGTACCCGCGCTGCACGACTACACCCAGCACTTCAGCCAGAGAACCGGCGTCCGTGTTGGCCTCGATACCGCGAGCTTCGATGTGCAACTCGCTCCTAACATACAGTCGCTCCTGTTCCGCATCGTGCAGGAGGCCCTGACGAACTGCGCCAAGCATGCGAAGGCGCGTTACGTGCGCGTACGCCTGGCGAATTGCACAAGCCAGGTCATGGCGCAGATTTCCGACGACGGGGTCGGCTTCGATCCGAAACAACTTGCCGACAGCGACACAACCCACGGTATCGGCCTCATCACGATGCGCGAGCGGGCCGAATTCGCCGGCGGACGCTTTACCATCATGTCGCGCCCCGGCGCCGGCACCGAAATCACCGTCGTCTTCGAACACGACTCCGGTACCGTGCGCCAACGTCCAACAACCCACTCCCCAGCTACTCCGACCGACGACTTGCTCTCGGCGGGAGGAAGACAACCATGA